From a single Eretmochelys imbricata isolate rEreImb1 chromosome 13, rEreImb1.hap1, whole genome shotgun sequence genomic region:
- the LOC144273132 gene encoding uncharacterized protein LOC144273132 isoform X3 translates to MKSGLLLLGLLTLWADPPSASGQLHQVKKGECPAPIHWAVNCLMFCSTDADCPGSERCCSTGCGRECRLPVGVNPGYCPQFDPSIMTICLVECNNDRECGLGRKCCSQGCHVQCAWAVPAKPGTCPKRTVLQTFAPCENKCRDDRDCPNRKKCCFTGCGLGCLAPGTGDVCRLPPERGPCAQLLVRFFYNPAYRTCQRFYYGGCRGNGNNFKTLRACQQACRTLEV, encoded by the exons ATGAAATCAGGCCTCCTCCTcctggggctcctcaccctctggGCTGATCCGCCGTCTGCCTCTGGGCAGCTCCATCAAG TGAAAAAGGGCGAGTGCCCCGCTCCCATTCACTGGGCTGTGAACTGCCTTATGTTCTGCTCCACTGACGCTGACTGTCCCGGATCCGAGCGCTGCTGCAGCACCGgctgcgggagggagtgcagacTCCCCGTAGGAG TAAACCCAGGGTACTGCCCGCAGTTCGACCCCAGCATTATGACCATCTGCCTTGTGGAATGCAATAACGACAGGGAGTGTGGACTGGGCCGGAAGTGCTGCAGCCAGGGATGCCATGTGCAGTGCGCGTGGGCTGTGCCAG CCAAACCTGGCACCTGCCCCAAGAGGACAGTGCTGCAGACGTTCGCGCCGTGTGAGAATAAGTGCAGAGACGACAGGGACTGTCCCAACAGGAAGAAATGCTGCTTTACTGGCTGTGGCCTCGGCTGCCTGGCCCCTGGAACAG gtgACGTTTGCCGACTCCCGCCTGAGAGGGGCCCTTGCGCACAACTGCTCGTTCGGTTCTTCTACAACCCGGCCTACAGGACGTGCCAGAGATTCTATTATGGCGGCTGCCGGGGCAACGGGAACAACTTCAAAACTCTCCGGGCGTGCCAGCAGGCCTGCAGGACACTCG aagtgtga
- the LOC144273132 gene encoding uncharacterized protein LOC144273132 isoform X2: MKSGLLLLGLLTLWADPPSASGQLHQVKKGECPAPIHWAVNCLMFCSTDADCPGSERCCSTGCGRECRLPVGVNPGYCPQFDPSIMTICLVECNNDRECGLGRKCCSQGCHVQCAWAVPAKPGTCPKRTVLQTFAPCENKCRDDRDCPNRKKCCFTGCGLGCLAPGTGDVCRLPPERGPCAQLLVRFFYNPAYRTCQRFYYGGCRGNGNNFKTLRACQQACRTLGPTRERDRKEPRV; this comes from the exons ATGAAATCAGGCCTCCTCCTcctggggctcctcaccctctggGCTGATCCGCCGTCTGCCTCTGGGCAGCTCCATCAAG TGAAAAAGGGCGAGTGCCCCGCTCCCATTCACTGGGCTGTGAACTGCCTTATGTTCTGCTCCACTGACGCTGACTGTCCCGGATCCGAGCGCTGCTGCAGCACCGgctgcgggagggagtgcagacTCCCCGTAGGAG TAAACCCAGGGTACTGCCCGCAGTTCGACCCCAGCATTATGACCATCTGCCTTGTGGAATGCAATAACGACAGGGAGTGTGGACTGGGCCGGAAGTGCTGCAGCCAGGGATGCCATGTGCAGTGCGCGTGGGCTGTGCCAG CCAAACCTGGCACCTGCCCCAAGAGGACAGTGCTGCAGACGTTCGCGCCGTGTGAGAATAAGTGCAGAGACGACAGGGACTGTCCCAACAGGAAGAAATGCTGCTTTACTGGCTGTGGCCTCGGCTGCCTGGCCCCTGGAACAG gtgACGTTTGCCGACTCCCGCCTGAGAGGGGCCCTTGCGCACAACTGCTCGTTCGGTTCTTCTACAACCCGGCCTACAGGACGTGCCAGAGATTCTATTATGGCGGCTGCCGGGGCAACGGGAACAACTTCAAAACTCTCCGGGCGTGCCAGCAGGCCTGCAGGACACTCG GGCCGACCAGAGAGAGAGACCGGAAAGAGCCGAGAGTGTGA
- the LOC144273132 gene encoding uncharacterized protein LOC144273132 isoform X1, whose translation MKSGLLLLGLLTLWADPPSASGQLHQVKKGECPAPIHWAVNCLMFCSTDADCPGSERCCSTGCGRECRLPVGVNPGYCPQFDPSIMTICLVECNNDRECGLGRKCCSQGCHVQCAWAVPAKPGTCPKRTVLQTFAPCENKCRDDRDCPNRKKCCFTGCGLGCLAPGTGDVCRLPPERGPCAQLLVRFFYNPAYRTCQRFYYGGCRGNGNNFKTLRACQQACRTLEKPGFCRVFPPDTMGICALLCFSDDDCPGAEKCCSVGCGRTCQTPVAGPTRERDRKEPRV comes from the exons ATGAAATCAGGCCTCCTCCTcctggggctcctcaccctctggGCTGATCCGCCGTCTGCCTCTGGGCAGCTCCATCAAG TGAAAAAGGGCGAGTGCCCCGCTCCCATTCACTGGGCTGTGAACTGCCTTATGTTCTGCTCCACTGACGCTGACTGTCCCGGATCCGAGCGCTGCTGCAGCACCGgctgcgggagggagtgcagacTCCCCGTAGGAG TAAACCCAGGGTACTGCCCGCAGTTCGACCCCAGCATTATGACCATCTGCCTTGTGGAATGCAATAACGACAGGGAGTGTGGACTGGGCCGGAAGTGCTGCAGCCAGGGATGCCATGTGCAGTGCGCGTGGGCTGTGCCAG CCAAACCTGGCACCTGCCCCAAGAGGACAGTGCTGCAGACGTTCGCGCCGTGTGAGAATAAGTGCAGAGACGACAGGGACTGTCCCAACAGGAAGAAATGCTGCTTTACTGGCTGTGGCCTCGGCTGCCTGGCCCCTGGAACAG gtgACGTTTGCCGACTCCCGCCTGAGAGGGGCCCTTGCGCACAACTGCTCGTTCGGTTCTTCTACAACCCGGCCTACAGGACGTGCCAGAGATTCTATTATGGCGGCTGCCGGGGCAACGGGAACAACTTCAAAACTCTCCGGGCGTGCCAGCAGGCCTGCAGGACACTCG AGAAACCTGGGTTCTGTCGTGTGTTCCCCCCAGACACCATGGGGATCTGTGCTCTGCTCTGCTTCAGTGATGACGACTGCCCTGGAGCAGAAAAGTGCTGTAGTGTTGGGTGTGGCCGGACTTGCCAAACCCCCGTGGCAG GGCCGACCAGAGAGAGAGACCGGAAAGAGCCGAGAGTGTGA